A window from Vigna angularis cultivar LongXiaoDou No.4 chromosome 7, ASM1680809v1, whole genome shotgun sequence encodes these proteins:
- the LOC108337387 gene encoding SEC14 cytosolic factor → MCITNQEVIKQLESLLQNLDEQQKNTFQNMHQGYPTETLVRFLKARDGNVVKAHKMLIDCLQWRVENEIDNVLAKPIPPGLYRRLRDSQLVGMSGFTKEGLPVIAIGVGLSTFDESFDKYYIQSHIQMNEYRDRVIMPRATKNHGRHIDTCVKVLDMTGLKLSALNQLKLLTAITTIDDLNYPEKTDAYYIVNVPYVFSACWKVVKPLLQERTRKKVHVLKGCGTEELLKVMDYASLPHFCRKEDSRVPQHHEAGNTENCFFIDHVFHKQLYNYTEQQAIFIESISQDSFHVDLPEPDPVDAKIAKTIETEFHKLEIQNGLTN, encoded by the exons ATGTGTATTACTAATCAGGAAGTTATCAAGCAGTTGGAGTCCCTTTTGCAAAACT TGGATGAGCAACAGAAGAACACATTCCAG AATATGCACCAGGGCTATCCAACAGAAACATTAGTGCGGTTTCTCAAAGCAAGGGACGGGAATGTTGTGAAAGCACATAAAATG ttgattgattgtttacAATGGAGAGTAGAAAATGAGATTGACAATGTTTTAGCG AAGCCTATACCACCTGGTTTATACAGACGTTTGCGAGATTCTCAACTCGTGGGAATGTCTGGTTTCACAAAGGAG GGCTTACCTGTCATTGCTATTGGTGTTGGGCTCAGCACATTTGATGAATCGTTT GACAAATACTATATACAGTCGCACATCCAAATGAATGAATATAGGGATCGAGTGATCATG CCAAGAGCTACAAAGAATCATGGAAGACACATTGATACTTGTGTGAAAGTCTTGGATATGACTGGTTTAAAACTCTCAGCACTGAACCAATTGAAG CTTTTGACAGCTATAACAACAATAGATGACTTGAACTATCCAGAAAAGACTGACGCATATTACATAGTTAACGTTCCATATGTATTCTCAGCGTGTTGGAAG GTTGTAAAGCCTCTTTTGCAGGAAAGAACAAGGAAGAAAGTCCATGTTCTCAAAGGTTGTGGCACGGAGGAATTACTCAAG GTAATGGACTATGCATCCCTCCCACATTTTTGCAGAAAGGAGGATTCCAGGGTGCCCCAACATCATGAAGCTGGAAACACTGAAAATTGTTTCTTCATTGATCATGTCTTCCATAAACAACTATATAATTACACCGAGCAGCAGGCTATATTCATAGAGTCCATATCCCAGGATTCTTTCCATGTAGATTTACCTGAGCCAGACCCAGTTGATGCCAAAATTGCCAAGACTATAGAAACTGAGTTCCATAAACTGGAAATTCAGAATGGCCTTACCAATTGA
- the LOC108337075 gene encoding uncharacterized protein LOC108337075, translated as MASNREREESLTFTIPSSSSHSSPVTVSDQFDSYLADPRSASGSFQNDGLLSSADAAADPDFGFSRPDFRQSPLAGTVEFYQRHVFLCYKNPRVWPPRIEAAEFDRLPRLLHAAVVARKPHMKKETRLTICEGHDGTETSNGDVLIFPDMVRYRRLTHFDVETFVEEVLVKDGEWLPGTPEALRGSFVFVCSHGSRDRRCGVCGPVLVSRFREEIELHGLQGKVFVSPCSHIGGSQYAGNVIVFGPSMNGEVTGHWYGYVTPDDVPLLLQHHIMKGEVLDSLWRGQMGFSVDEQLTKQEQRLLLNGLRNLEESTEVSRSQENFVSCYQSNASCCQSNAGCCQSNGDSSFHQNHVLVEKILDPDVIEAEAKLSADNKNNDSVFSRMNSGKGASRKFPSVTTWLDGWEQEDTYAALAVVCAAVSVAIAYNCYRQLR; from the exons ATGGCGAGTAACAGGGAGAGAGAAGAGTCTCTGACATTCACaatcccttcttcctcttctcatTCTTCCCCTGTCACAGTCTCCGACCAATTCGACAGCTACCTCGCCGACCCCAGAAGCGCCTCCGGAAGCTTCCAGAACGATGGCCTTCTCTCCTCCGCCGACGCCGCCGCCGATCCCGATTTTGGATTCTCCCGCCCCGATTTTCGTCAGAGTCCCCTCGCCGGCACCGTCGAGTTCTACCAACGCCACGTCTTCTTATGCTATAAGAACCCTCGCGTTTGGCCACCGCGCATAGAAGCCGCCGAATTCGATCGCTTGCCAAGGTTGCTTCACGCTGCCGTTGTCGCAAGAAAGCCTCACATGAAAAAGGAG ACTCGGTTAACGATTTGTGAGGGTCATGATGGAACTGAGACATCCAATGGGGATGTGTTGATCTTTCCTGACATGGTCAGATACAG GAGGTTAACGCATTTTGATGTTGAAACGTTTGTGGAAGAGGTTCTTGTGAAGGATGGGGAATGGCTTCCTGGAACCCCTGAGGCATTGAGAGGTTcgtttgtttttgtgtgttcGCATGGATCCCGTGATCGCAGATGTGGGGTTTGTGGACCTGTCTTGGTCAGTAGATTCAGGGAGGAGATAGAGTTACATGGTCTTCAGGGTAAAGTGTTTGTAAGCCCGTGTTCTCACATTGGGGGAAGTCAGTATGCGGGAAACGTCATTGTATTTGGACCTAGCATGAATGGAGAAGTCACTGGCCATTG GTATGGATATGTTACCCCGGATGATGTGCCTTTATTGCTTCAACATCATATCATGAAAGGGGAGGTTTTAGACTCATTATGGAG GGGTCAGATGGGTTTCTCAGTAGATGAACAGCTGACTAAGCAAGAACAAAGGCTTCTGCTAAATGGCTTAAGAAATTTAGAGGAAAGCACTGAAGTGTCTAGATCTCAAGAAAATTTTGTGAGCTGCTATCAATCAAATGCCAGCTGCTGTCAATCAAATGCTGGCTGCTGCCAGTCAAATGGAGATTCTTCTTTCCATCAGAATCACGTTTTAGTGGAAAAGATATTGGACCCTGATGTCATTGAGGCAGAGGCAAAGCTCTCAGCTGATAATAAGAACAACGACTCTGTGTTTTCTCGGATGAATAGTGGCAAAGGAGCTTCACGCAAGTTTCCTTCTGTGACAACTTGGCTTGATGGTTGGGAGCAAGAAGATACATACGCAGCTCTTGCTGTTGTATGTGCTGCTGTGTCAGTTGCCATTGCCTACAATTGCTACAGGCAATTGAGATAA